In Candidatus Omnitrophota bacterium, the genomic stretch AATACGTTATTGTATAATCCGTTCCGGTAATGACACCGCTTTTTCCGAAATTATCGGGGCCTCTGGGTTCTCGCATAGAAGGTTTTGCCGAAGGACAATACATGATATTTAAATCATCCACATAGCTGGGATAAAGATACCCCAAGCCTTGTTTTTGATTAAGGCTTCCTATCCATATTGTATTCATATAGGAAAATGTCGTACAAGGCGGCAAAGAATCATTATTATCATCAGCATACATATACAGGGCCACGCCGATCTGCCTCAGGTTATTAGCACACATTGCCCTGCGCGCTCCCTCTCGCGCCGCGCCCATAGCCGGTATAATCAAAGCCGCGAGGATGCCTATTATAACTATTACAACCAGAAGTTCGATTAATGTGAATGCTTTTTTCGCCATATTCCTTTTTCTGTTTAGCGTAGTTTACATAACGAGGGTCTGACCCCAGATTCGGTTATTATGGCTGTGATTAAGCGTGCCGGCGTAACGTCAAAAGCCGGATTATATGCTTTCACGTTTTTAGGCGCAATGCGCTTCGTCATTACCGTCCGCACTTCATCCTCATCCCGTTCTTCTATCGGTATGTGCTTACCTGAAGACAATTTTAAATCGATTGTAGAAACAGGCGCAACTACGTAAAACGGTATTTTGTGGTATTTTGCTAACACCGCCAGATTGTATGTGCCGATTTTATTGGCGACGTCTCCGTTTTGCGCGATTCTGTCGGCCCCGACGAATATTTTGTCGATCTTGCCTTTTGCCATAAGGCTTGCCGCCATATTGTCGCATATGAGTGTCGTA encodes the following:
- a CDS encoding DUF1559 domain-containing protein translates to MAKKAFTLIELLVVIVIIGILAALIIPAMGAAREGARRAMCANNLRQIGVALYMYADDNNDSLPPCTTFSYMNTIWIGSLNQKQGLGYLYPSYVDDLNIMYCPSAKPSMREPRGPDNFGKSGVITGTDYTITYYWGGASSFLVTYGGFYFTNTPGVDKVIGLSKLSNAILVFDHYAYLGINGPPRVELNGNHKNGVNVLWSDSSISWYPLDTSAVRMVRPTLDDVAATKK